One Syngnathoides biaculeatus isolate LvHL_M chromosome 4, ASM1980259v1, whole genome shotgun sequence DNA window includes the following coding sequences:
- the htr1aa gene encoding 5-hydroxytryptamine (serotonin) receptor 1A a produces MDYLTARGNDSNATFGYPPGADVVADWLGFDHDDDNNNNNNTGGSQSFPYVQLGYQIITSLLLGALILCSIFGNACVVAAIALERSLQNVANYLIGSLAVTDLMVSVLVLPMAALYQVLNKWTLGQGICDLFISLDVLCCTSSILHLCAIALDRYWAITDPIDYVNKRTPRRAALLISVTWLVGFSISIPPMLGWRSAEDRADPNACMISQDPGYTIYSTFGAFYIPLILMLVLYGRIFKAARFRIRKTVKRPEKVKGERCVTLSPAVLHKKSNGEAGGGGRPCVNGAVQFGDEAESLEVVEVSGSKSHLALPNTPQSSSHENLNERNSGAKRKLALARERKTVKTLGIIMGTFIFCWLPFFIVALVLPFCADSCYMPEWLGAVINWLGYSNSLLNPIIYAYFNKDFQSAFKKIVKCKFHRP; encoded by the coding sequence ATGGATTACCTCACCGCCAGAGGCAACGACAGCAACGCCACGTTTGGGTACCCGCCCGGGGCGGACGTGGTGGCGGACTGGCTGGGCTTCGACCACGACGacgataacaacaacaacaacaacaccggcGGTTCCCAGTCCTTCCCGTACGTGCAACTGGGCTACCAGATCATCACCTCCCTGCTCCTGGGCGCTCTCATCCTCTGCTCCATCTTCGGCAACGCTTGCGTGGTGGCCGCCATCGCCCTGGAGAGGTCCCTCCAGAACGTGGCCAATTATTTGATCGGATCCCTGGCCGTGACGGACCTGATGGTGTCGGTGCTGGTGCTGCCCATGGCGGCCCTGTACCAGGTCTTGAACAAGTGGACTCTGGGACAAGGCATCTGCGACTTGTTCATCTCTCTGGACGTGCTGTGCTGCACGTCGTCCATCCTGCACCTGTGCGCCATCGCCCTGGACCGCTACTGGGCCATCACGGACCCCATAGACTACGTCAACAAGCGCACCCCGAGGAGAGCCGCGCTCCTCATCAGCGTCACCTGGCTGGTGGGCTTCTCCATCTCCATCCCGCCCATGTTGGGCTGGAGGAGCGCCGAGGACCGGGCCGACCCCAACGCCTGCATGATCAGCCAAGACCCGGGCTACACCATCTACTCCACCTTCGGGGCGTTCTACATCCCCCTCATCCTCATGCTGGTACTCTACGGGCGGATCTTCAAGGCGGCCCGCTTCCGGATCCGAAAGACGGTGAAGAGGCCCGAGAAGGTCAAAGGTGAGCGCTGTGTGACTTTGTCCCCCGCGGTGCTCCACAAGAAGAGCAACGGGGaggccggcggcggcgggaggCCTTGCGTCAACGGCGCCGTGCAGTTTGGCGACGAGGCCGAGTCCCTGGAGGTGGTGGAGGTGAGCGGCTCCAAAAGCCACCTGGCCCTGCCCAACACGCCGCAGTCGTCCTCGCACGAGAACCTCAACGAGAGGAACAGCGGCGCCAAGCGCAAACTGGCGCTGGCCCGGGAGCGCAAGACGGTGAAGACGCTGGGCATCATCATGGGCACGTTCATCTTCTGCTGGCTGCCCTTTTTCATCGTGGCGCTGGTGCTGCCCTTCTGCGCCGACAGCTGCTACATGCCCGAGTGGCTGGGCGCCGTCATCAACTGGCTGGGCTACTCCAACTCCCTGCTCAACCCCATCATCTACGCCTACTTCAACAAGGACTTCCAAAGCGCTTTCAAGAAGATCGTCAAGTGCAAATTCCACAGGCCCTGA